A section of the Larus michahellis chromosome 1, bLarMic1.1, whole genome shotgun sequence genome encodes:
- the LOC141737971 gene encoding FH2 domain-containing protein 1-like isoform X2 has protein sequence MGSPGRPPPPPPPPPPPVPPVPPVRGGGRLRSLHWEPVPAWRVRGRRSVWAPPTPPPPPLDLPRLRLLFGESRGAAPGQRPTPAAALLEPKRSLAIGVFLKQVKRPVRQIVRDIQDGVGEPYGAEKLLELCRLLPGAAEVSRLRSFAGSPRQLPDAELFMLLLIEVPSYARRLELLVLQEEFFPRLSALRAAIQTLTAAAEELLECQELHILLHLILSAGNHLNSGGYAGSAAGFRLASLLKLPDTKANEPGMDLLHFVAMEAARMEKNLLDFPGKLRHVGPASRIDAAEVEGELRRLAGRLAGARGAEGPGPRLQPFVGAAEAELRGARDALQRMHRVANDALDYFCEDAGPGALPELCAVLHAFATRLLAAAQENRAREQAQRRRQQMERERLKRRSVATCSARDATPREATTDAPLPLTPQPGRHGLRSPRPGPPQPPAVPTAPPQAGGCPPPPPGAPAGGQGGISQPGPEPPPPATAAAPPGPQPLFSLFPRRGACAEPGTPPSPPQGSALMAFLRRLVGGAGGRAPPS, from the exons ATGggctcccccggccgccccccgccgccgccgccgccccccccacccccggttcCCCCGGTGCCtccggtgcggggggggggtcggcTGCGTTCCCTGCACTGGGAACCGGTGCCCGCCTGGCGCGTGCGCGGCCGCCGCTCGGTTTGGGCGCCgccgacccccccgccccccccgctgGACCTGCCGCGGCTCCGGCTGCTCTTCGGAGAGtcccgcggggccgccccggggcaGCGCCCGACCCCCGCC gccgcGTTGCTGGAGCCCAAGCGGAGCCTCGCCATCGGCGTCTTCCTCAAGCAGGTCAAGCG ACCCGTCCGCCAGATCGTGCGGGACATCCAGGATGGCGTCGGGGAGCCCTACGGGGCCGAAAAGCTGCTGGAGCTCTGCCGGCTGCTGCCGGGAGCCGCTGAG GTGTCCCGGCTGCGCTCCTTCGCCGGCAGCCCCCGCCAGCTCCCCGATGCCGAGCTCTTCATGCTGCTGCTCATCGAGGTGcccag ttacgCCCGACGCttggagctgctggtgctgcaggaggaATTCTTCCCCCGGCTCAGCGCCCTGCGCGCCGCCATCCAGACCCTGACGGCCGCCGCCGAGG agctgctggagtGCCAGGAGCTGCACATCCTCCTCCACCTCATCCTCAGCGCCGGCAACCACCTCAACTCG GGCGGGTACGCGGGCAGCGCCGCCGGCTTCCGCCTGGCTTCGCTGCTGAAGCTGCCCGACACCAAGGCCAACGAGCCGGGCATGGACCTGCTGCACTTCGTGGCCATG GAGGCGGCCAGGATGGAGAAGAACCTGCTGGACTTCCCCGGCAAACTGCGGCACGTGGGCCCGGCATCGCG GATCGACGCGGCGGAGGTGGAGGGGGAGCTGCGGCGGCTGgcggggcggctggcgggggcgcggggcgccgaggggccggggccgcggctgCAGCCCTTCGTGGGGGCGGCCGAAGCGGAGCTGCGGGGGGCGCGGGACGCGCTGCAGCGGATGCACCGCGTCGCCAACGACGCCCTCGACTACTTCTGCGAGGACGCGGGGCCCGGCGCCCTGCCCGAGCTCTGCGCCGTCCTGCACGCCTTCGCCACgcgcctcctcgccgccgcccag GAGAACCGTGCGCGGGAGCAGGCGCAGCGCCGGCGGCAGCAGATGGAGCGGGAGCGGCTGAAGCGTCGCTCGGTGGCCACGTGCTCGGCGCGGGACGCGACCCCCCGGGAGGCCACGACGGACGCCCCCCTCCCGCTCACCCCCCAGCCCGGCCGTCACGGcctccgctccccccgccccggccccccccagccccccgcggtCCCCACGGCGCCGCCCCaggcggggggctgccccccgccccccccgggcgccccagccggcgggcagggggggatctcccagcctggccccgagccgccccccccggccaccgccgcggccccccccggcccccagcccctcttcaGCCTCTTCCCGCGGCGGGGGGCTTGCGCGGAGCCGGGGACCCCCCCGTCGCCCCCCCAGGGCTCGGCCCTGATGGCGTTCCTGCGGCGCctggtggggggggcggggggccgggccccccccagCTGA
- the LOC141737971 gene encoding uncharacterized protein LOC141737971 isoform X3: MGSPGRPPPPPPPPPPPVPPVPPVRGGGRLRSLHWEPVPAWRVRGRRSVWAPPTPPPPPLDLPRLRLLFGESRGAAPGQRPTPAAALLEPKRSLAIGVFLKQVKRPVRQIVRDIQDGVGEPYGAEKLLELCRLLPGAAEVSRLRSFAGSPRQLPDAELFMLLLIEVPSYARRLELLVLQEEFFPRLSALRAAIQTLTAAAEGGGQDGEEPAGLPRQTAARGPGIADRRGGGGGGAAAAGGAAGGGAGRRGAGAAAAALRGGGRSGAAGGAGRAAADAPRRQRRPRLLLRGRGARRPARALRRPARLRHAPPRRRPGEPCAGAGAAPAAADGAGAAEASLGGHVLGAGRDPPGGHDGRPPPAHPPARPSRPPLPPPRPPPAPRGPHGAAPGGGLPPAPPGRPSRRAGGDLPAWPRAAPPGHRRGPPRPPAPLQPLPAAGGLRGAGDPPVAPPGLGPDGVPAAPGGGGGGPGPPQLRGCWARLLSPPVPIPAPPLCCDNKH; the protein is encoded by the exons ATGggctcccccggccgccccccgccgccgccgccgccccccccacccccggttcCCCCGGTGCCtccggtgcggggggggggtcggcTGCGTTCCCTGCACTGGGAACCGGTGCCCGCCTGGCGCGTGCGCGGCCGCCGCTCGGTTTGGGCGCCgccgacccccccgccccccccgctgGACCTGCCGCGGCTCCGGCTGCTCTTCGGAGAGtcccgcggggccgccccggggcaGCGCCCGACCCCCGCC gccgcGTTGCTGGAGCCCAAGCGGAGCCTCGCCATCGGCGTCTTCCTCAAGCAGGTCAAGCG ACCCGTCCGCCAGATCGTGCGGGACATCCAGGATGGCGTCGGGGAGCCCTACGGGGCCGAAAAGCTGCTGGAGCTCTGCCGGCTGCTGCCGGGAGCCGCTGAG GTGTCCCGGCTGCGCTCCTTCGCCGGCAGCCCCCGCCAGCTCCCCGATGCCGAGCTCTTCATGCTGCTGCTCATCGAGGTGcccag ttacgCCCGACGCttggagctgctggtgctgcaggaggaATTCTTCCCCCGGCTCAGCGCCCTGCGCGCCGCCATCCAGACCCTGACGGCCGCCGCCGAGG GAGGCGGCCAGGATGGAGAAGAACCTGCTGGACTTCCCCGGCAAACTGCGGCACGTGGGCCCGGCATCGCG GATCGACGCGGCGGAGGTGGAGGGGGAGCTGCGGCGGCTGgcggggcggctggcgggggcgcggggcgccgaggggccggggccgcggctgCAGCCCTTCGTGGGGGCGGCCGAAGCGGAGCTGCGGGGGGCGCGGGACGCGCTGCAGCGGATGCACCGCGTCGCCAACGACGCCCTCGACTACTTCTGCGAGGACGCGGGGCCCGGCGCCCTGCCCGAGCTCTGCGCCGTCCTGCACGCCTTCGCCACgcgcctcctcgccgccgcccag GAGAACCGTGCGCGGGAGCAGGCGCAGCGCCGGCGGCAGCAGATGGAGCGGGAGCGGCTGAAGCGTCGCTCGGTGGCCACGTGCTCGGCGCGGGACGCGACCCCCCGGGAGGCCACGACGGACGCCCCCCTCCCGCTCACCCCCCAGCCCGGCCGTCACGGcctccgctccccccgccccggccccccccagccccccgcggtCCCCACGGCGCCGCCCCaggcggggggctgccccccgccccccccgggcgccccagccggcgggcagggggggatctcccagcctggccccgagccgccccccccggccaccgccgcggccccccccggcccccagcccctcttcaGCCTCTTCCCGCGGCGGGGGGCTTGCGCGGAGCCGGGGACCCCCCCGTCGCCCCCCCAGGGCTCGGCCCTGATGGCGTTCCTGCGGCGCctggtggggggggcggggggccgggccccccccagCTGAGGGGCTGCTGGGCCCGGCTTTTAtctccccccgtccccatccccgctcccccGCTTTGCTGTGACAATAAACACTGA
- the LOC141737971 gene encoding uncharacterized protein LOC141737971 isoform X1 encodes MGSPGRPPPPPPPPPPPVPPVPPVRGGGRLRSLHWEPVPAWRVRGRRSVWAPPTPPPPPLDLPRLRLLFGESRGAAPGQRPTPAAALLEPKRSLAIGVFLKQVKRPVRQIVRDIQDGVGEPYGAEKLLELCRLLPGAAEVSRLRSFAGSPRQLPDAELFMLLLIEVPSYARRLELLVLQEEFFPRLSALRAAIQTLTAAAEELLECQELHILLHLILSAGNHLNSGGYAGSAAGFRLASLLKLPDTKANEPGMDLLHFVAMVSPGLAPPNLTPGRLTGGGDGGRTLGPRPEGFFPHGGPKQGRVPVRPLRLSPILGLPEVVPCPGSLLAPFLGGHWPPSPPSWVPPPALLPPTPPGNRGMPPERGWQPPAPVRALLPHPAGCAGGGGCFSQLRRGRSHAGAATGTHPSSTTPPHTHPRPWLLPLGLIPSGHRCHRPPPTPRSPPWLRGTVLSFLRVLVTLPRLWPGTRRRVPRAGPHPPRQMGGGWGGVSPLPSSPPRALGVPPGGRSLPLSPAGGGQDGEEPAGLPRQTAARGPGIADRRGGGGGGAAAAGGAAGGGAGRRGAGAAAAALRGGGRSGAAGGAGRAAADAPRRQRRPRLLLRGRGARRPARALRRPARLRHAPPRRRPGEPCAGAGAAPAAADGAGAAEASLGGHVLGAGRDPPGGHDGRPPPAHPPARPSRPPLPPPRPPPAPRGPHGAAPGGGLPPAPPGRPSRRAGGDLPAWPRAAPPGHRRGPPRPPAPLQPLPAAGGLRGAGDPPVAPPGLGPDGVPAAPGGGGGGPGPPQLRGCWARLLSPPVPIPAPPLCCDNKH; translated from the exons ATGggctcccccggccgccccccgccgccgccgccgccccccccacccccggttcCCCCGGTGCCtccggtgcggggggggggtcggcTGCGTTCCCTGCACTGGGAACCGGTGCCCGCCTGGCGCGTGCGCGGCCGCCGCTCGGTTTGGGCGCCgccgacccccccgccccccccgctgGACCTGCCGCGGCTCCGGCTGCTCTTCGGAGAGtcccgcggggccgccccggggcaGCGCCCGACCCCCGCC gccgcGTTGCTGGAGCCCAAGCGGAGCCTCGCCATCGGCGTCTTCCTCAAGCAGGTCAAGCG ACCCGTCCGCCAGATCGTGCGGGACATCCAGGATGGCGTCGGGGAGCCCTACGGGGCCGAAAAGCTGCTGGAGCTCTGCCGGCTGCTGCCGGGAGCCGCTGAG GTGTCCCGGCTGCGCTCCTTCGCCGGCAGCCCCCGCCAGCTCCCCGATGCCGAGCTCTTCATGCTGCTGCTCATCGAGGTGcccag ttacgCCCGACGCttggagctgctggtgctgcaggaggaATTCTTCCCCCGGCTCAGCGCCCTGCGCGCCGCCATCCAGACCCTGACGGCCGCCGCCGAGG agctgctggagtGCCAGGAGCTGCACATCCTCCTCCACCTCATCCTCAGCGCCGGCAACCACCTCAACTCG GGCGGGTACGCGGGCAGCGCCGCCGGCTTCCGCCTGGCTTCGCTGCTGAAGCTGCCCGACACCAAGGCCAACGAGCCGGGCATGGACCTGCTGCACTTCGTGGCCATGGTGAGCCCCGGCCTGGCCCCCCCCAACCTGACACCGGGGCGACTcaccggggggggggatgggggacgGACCCTGGGTCCACGCCCGGAGGGGTTTTTCCCCCATGGGGGTCCCAAGCAGGGGAGGGTCCCCGTGCGCCCCTTGCGCCTCTCCCCGATCTTGGGGCTGCCGGAGGTCGTGCCATGTCCCGGCTCTCTCCTGGCTCCCTTCTTGGGTGGCCACTGgccaccatcccctccctcctggGTGCCACCgccggccctgctgccccccaccccccccgggaaCCGGGGGATGCcgccggagcggggctggcagccaCCTGCCCCCGTCAGGGCCCTGCTCCCCCATCCCGCGGGATGCGCCGGCGGAGGAGGATGTTTTTCCCAGCTCCGGCGCGGCCGTTCCCACGCTGGCGCGGCCACGGGGACCCATCCGtcctccaccacccccccacacacacaccctcgGCCCTGGCTGCTCCCCCTCGGCCTCATCCCCTCCGGTCATCgctgccaccgccccccccccaccccccggagccccccgtGGCTTCGGGGGACGGTTTTGTCCTTCCTGCGGGTGCTGGTCACCCTGCCACGTCTCTGGCCGGGGACGCGGAGACGTGTGCCCCGGGctggcccccacccccccaggcagatggggggggggtggggtggggtgtcacCTCtgccgtcgtcccccccccgagccctgGGGGTGCCCCCCGGGGGCCGCTCGCTGCCCCTCTCGCCCGCAGGAGGCGGCCAGGATGGAGAAGAACCTGCTGGACTTCCCCGGCAAACTGCGGCACGTGGGCCCGGCATCGCG GATCGACGCGGCGGAGGTGGAGGGGGAGCTGCGGCGGCTGgcggggcggctggcgggggcgcggggcgccgaggggccggggccgcggctgCAGCCCTTCGTGGGGGCGGCCGAAGCGGAGCTGCGGGGGGCGCGGGACGCGCTGCAGCGGATGCACCGCGTCGCCAACGACGCCCTCGACTACTTCTGCGAGGACGCGGGGCCCGGCGCCCTGCCCGAGCTCTGCGCCGTCCTGCACGCCTTCGCCACgcgcctcctcgccgccgcccag GAGAACCGTGCGCGGGAGCAGGCGCAGCGCCGGCGGCAGCAGATGGAGCGGGAGCGGCTGAAGCGTCGCTCGGTGGCCACGTGCTCGGCGCGGGACGCGACCCCCCGGGAGGCCACGACGGACGCCCCCCTCCCGCTCACCCCCCAGCCCGGCCGTCACGGcctccgctccccccgccccggccccccccagccccccgcggtCCCCACGGCGCCGCCCCaggcggggggctgccccccgccccccccgggcgccccagccggcgggcagggggggatctcccagcctggccccgagccgccccccccggccaccgccgcggccccccccggcccccagcccctcttcaGCCTCTTCCCGCGGCGGGGGGCTTGCGCGGAGCCGGGGACCCCCCCGTCGCCCCCCCAGGGCTCGGCCCTGATGGCGTTCCTGCGGCGCctggtggggggggcggggggccgggccccccccagCTGAGGGGCTGCTGGGCCCGGCTTTTAtctccccccgtccccatccccgctcccccGCTTTGCTGTGACAATAAACACTGA